In the Lepisosteus oculatus isolate fLepOcu1 chromosome 6, fLepOcu1.hap2, whole genome shotgun sequence genome, one interval contains:
- the opn4.1 gene encoding melanopsin-like — protein sequence MNSQSAGRGISCPSQDSNCTPIESHFTGQNHFRAKSSNLVDVPLHAGTGVPISEDINPFPTVEVPDHAHYTIGTVILFVGITGVLGNFLVIYAFSRSKSLRTPSNMFIINLAVSDFLMSITQAPVFFITSLHKRWVFGEKGCELYAFCGALFGIGSMITLMVIAADRYFVITRPLASIGAMTLKRAGLILVGVWCYSLGWSLPPFFGWSAFVPEGLLTSCTWDYMTFTPSVRAYTMLLFTFIFLIPLLIIICCYVFIFKAIRAAGRAVQKINSGESQKLYEKMRSDWKMAKIALIVILLYVVSWAPYSCVALTAFAGYSHLLTPYMNSVPAVIAKASAIHNPIIYAITHPKYRAAIAKYVPFLRVILRVSEKDLRSSGSYTSMRRSTLTSQSSSVSATNTRWAKSRHSSTSDSDSCWTESEADVSSLCSPSSNRQVTTEIGEDITVDTIIQSQPSSNNSLFFNKTSSDSRDISVTEVSQSECSVFPLPGI from the coding sequence ATGAACAGTCAGTCTGCAGGGAGAGGGATTTCCTGCCCATCTCAAGACTCTAACTGCACTCCGATTGAGTCTCATTTTACAGGCCAGAACCATTTCAGAGCAAAGAGTAGCAATCTAGTTGATGTTCCATTACATGCAGGCACTGGAGTGCCTATTTCAGAGGACATCAACCCTTTTCCAACTGTGGAAGTGCCTGATCATGCTCATTACACCATAGGAACTGTCATTCTGTTCGTGGGCATCACTGGTGTCCTGGGAAATTTCCTGGTCATCTATGCTTTCAGCAGGAGCAAAAGCTTGCGAACACCATCTAATATGTTCATCATCAATCTTGCTGTCTCCGACTTTCTGATGTCCATCACTCAGGCACCAGTCTTTTTCATCACCAGTCTCCACAAGAGGTGGGTGTTTGGGGAAAAGGGTTGCGAATTGTATGCTTTTTGTGGCGCTTTGTTTGGAATTGGCTCCATGATTACATTGATGGTGATTGCGGCCGATCGCTACTTCGTGATCACCCGGCCGCTCGCGTCTATTGGAGCGATGACATTGAAACGAGCTGGGCTGATCCTGGTTGGGGTCTGGTGTTACTCTCTTGGATGGAGTCTCCCCCCCTTTTTTGGCTGGAGCGCCTTTGTTCCTGAAGGTTTGCTGACATCATGCACGTGGGACTACATGACCTTCACCCCTTCAGTCCGTGCTTACACCATGCTCCTTTTCACCTTCATCTTCCTGATCCCATTGCTGATCATTATCTGTTGCTATGTCTTCATCTTCAAGGCCATCCGAGCTGCAGGCAGAGCTGTTCAGAAGATCAACTCAGGAGAGTCTCAAAAACTGTATGAAAAGATGAGAAGTGATTGGAAAATGGCTAAAATTGCCCTGATTGTCATTTTGCTTTATGTTGTCTCCTGGGCACCTTACTCTTGTGTGGCTCTTACTGCCTTTGCTGGTTACTCTCACCTTTTGACCCCATATATGAACTCAGTGCCAGCTGTGATAGCAAAGGCTTCTGCCATCCACAACCCCATCATCTACGCCATCACACACCCCAAATACAGAGCTGCTATTGCGAAGTATGTCCCCTTCCTACGGGTGATTCTGAGGGTTTCTGAAAAGGACTTGCGCTCATCAGGCAGCTACACCTCCATGCGCCGTTCCACACTCACCAGCCAGTCTTCCAGTGTCAGTGCGACCAACACCCGGTGGGCCAAAAGCCGCCATTCATCCACCTCAGACAGCGACTCCTGCTGGACAGAGAGTGAGGCCGATGTCTCTAGCCTTTGCTCGCCTTCCTCCAATCGACAGGTGACCACCGAAATCGGAGAGGACATAACCGTTGACACCATCATACAGTCCCAGCCGAGCAGCAAtaactctttgttttttaacaagACATCAAGTGACTCCAGAGATATCTCTGTGACTGAAGTCAGCCAATCTGAATGCAGTGTATTTCCTCTGCCTGGGATTTAG